Proteins encoded in a region of the Vitis riparia cultivar Riparia Gloire de Montpellier isolate 1030 chromosome 7, EGFV_Vit.rip_1.0, whole genome shotgun sequence genome:
- the LOC117919335 gene encoding putative UDP-rhamnose:rhamnosyltransferase 1, translating into MDDPEKLHIVMFPWLAFGHILPYLELSKLIAQKGHRISFISTPRNIDRLPKLPPILQPLINLIKLPLPKVDNLPENAEATTDLPYEEIPYLKKAFDGLQEPLTHFLINSHPDWVVHDFAPHWLPPVLDEHGVSRSFFSIYGASTLCFAGSTSIMLGSGDPRKELHQFAVPPPWVPFPSNLGLPPFQMKRILGFDQPNLSGVSDSYRMGSVISACDVVAVRSCAELESEWLDLLRELYHKPVLPIGLLPPLAPVSGEDDSWIPILEWLDKQEKASVVYVALGSEATPREDELTELALGLELSGLPFFWALRKRHDSVELPDGFEDRTKDRGVVWRTWAPQLRILGHESVGGFVTHCGLSSVVEGLYFGRALIMFPLWGDQGIIAKAFQEMKVGIEIPRDEEEGWFSSKSVAQTLSLVMVEEEGRIYWEKAKELSKLFGDKDLQQRYINDFVEYLQNHRRNRKD; encoded by the coding sequence TGTCCAAGCTCATAGCTCAAAAGGGTCACCGTATCTCCTTCATATCCACCCCCAGAAACATCGACCGCCTCCCAAAACTACCTCCAATTTTACAACCTCTTATCAACTTAATCAAGCTTCCACTACCCAAAGTCGACAACCTCCCTGAAAACGCTGAAGCTACCACTGATCTTCCCTACGAAGAGATTCCCTACCTCAAGAAGGCATTCGACGGCCTCCAAGAACCCTTGACCCACTTCCTCATAAATTCACATCCCGACTGGGTAGTTCACGACTTCGCCCCTCACTGGTTGCCGCCTGTCCTGGATGAGCATGGGGTTTCACGGTCCTTCTTCTCCATTTACGGTGCATCGACCTTATGTTTCGCCGGATCCACGTCCATCATGCTGGGTAGCGGTGATCCACGTAAGGAGCTCCATCAGTTCGCGGTTCCTCCTCCGTGGGTCCCTTTTCCCTCCAACTTGGGTTTGCCTCCGTTCCAGATGAAGCGAATCTTAGGCTTTGACCAACCCAACCTTTCTGGAGTTTCAGACTCATATCGAATGGGTTCGGTCATTTCAGCTTGTGACGTGGTCGCTGTACGAAGCTGTGCAGAGCTTGAATCTGAATGGCTGGACCTTCTCAGAGAGCTTTACCACAAACCAGTACTTCCAATAGGGCTACTGCCTCCTTTGGCGCCTGTTAGCGGAGAGGACGACTCGTGGATTCCAATCCTTGAGTGGCTAGATAAACAAGAGAAAGCATCTGTGGTTTACGTGGCACTCGGAAGCGAGGCGACGCCAAGGGAAGATGAACTCACTGAGTTGGCTCTTGGGTTAGAGCTATCAGGGTTGCCCTTCTTTTGGGCATTGAGGAAGCGGCACGACTCAGTTGAGTTACCAGATGGTTTCGAGGATCGAACCAAAGATCGTGGAGTGGTTTGGAGGACGTGGGCGCCTCAACTCCGGATATTGGGTCACGAATCAGTTGGGGGCTTTGTGACTCACTGTGGTTTGAGTTCAGTTGTTGAGGGACTGTATTTTGGACGTGCCCTTATCATGTTTCCGCTGTGGGGAGACCAGGGGATCATTGCTAAGGCTTTCCAAGAAATGAAAGTGGGGATAGAGATCCCAAGAGATGAAGAGGAGGGTTGGTTTTCTAGCAAGTCGGTGGCCCAGACATTGAGCTTGGTGATGGTGGAAGAGGAAGGAAGGATTTACTGGGAGAAAGCTAAGGAGTTGAGCAAGCTTTTTGGAGATAAGGATCTACAGCAACgttatataaatgattttgttgAATATCTCCAAAACCACAGGCGTAATCGGAAAGATTGA